In a genomic window of Punica granatum isolate Tunisia-2019 chromosome 6, ASM765513v2, whole genome shotgun sequence:
- the LOC116210085 gene encoding cytochrome P450 78A4-like: protein MMKINMINLVIPLVPLFIIALIKGSWPIVSPCLLSLLCLFLPLIRFWLVPGGLAWRNYRSTGPTKLKGPMGWPILGSIPSMGSLAHRKLAAMASSLGAKPAMALSLGLTPVIISSDPETAREILCSPSFSDRPVKASAHLLMFERAIGFAPSGTYWRHLRRIAASHMFSPRRISGLEGLRGRVADEMVKEVSREMGGRGFVELRGTLQKGSLSNVLESVFGSESVELLGREELGVLVREGYELMAKFNWEDHFPLRLLDFNGVKRRCHELALKVRHVLGKVVEDRKKARVGLGFGNGNDFLSALLSLPEEDQLNDSDTVAVLWEMIFRGTDTVAILLEWIMARMVLHPHVQAKAQQEIDTLVGSGRHVQDSDIPNLPYLQSIVKEALRLHPPGPLLSWARLAIRDVHVGKLLVPAGTTAMVNMWAITHDPSLWKDPWAFNPDRFLEEDVSVMGSDLRLAPFGAGRRVCPGRAMGLATVHLWLARLLHQFKWLPAHPVDLSECLRLSLEMKKALSCYAVRRYDIPLPT, encoded by the exons ATgatgaaaattaatatgatCAATCTAGTAATTCCATTAGTCCCTCTTTTTATTATTGCACTAATAAAGGGGTCATGGCCAATTGTCTCTCCTTGCTTGCTCTCACTTCTCTGCCTCTTCCTTCCACTGATTCGCTTCTGGTTAGTTCCAGGCGGCCTTGCATGGAGGAACTACCGCAGCACCGGCCCCACGAAACTCAAGGGCCCGATGGGGTGGCCCATACTGGGCTCTATACCCTCAATGGGCTCACTTGCCCACCGTAAGTTGGCCGCTATGGCGTCTTCATTGGGTGCAAAGCCTGCGATGGCCCTCAGCCTGGGGCTGACACCGGTGATCATCAGTAGCGACCCCGAGACCGCCAGGGAGATACTCTGCAGCCCTTCTTTCTCGGACCGTCCCGTCAAGGCCTCCGCTCATCTCCTGATGTTCGAGCGGGCGATCGGCTTTGCCCCTTCTGGCACCTACTGGCGCCACCTCCGCAGGATCGCTGCGAGCCACATGTTCTCCCCCAGGAGGATCAGCGGCCTAGAAGGGCTCCGGGGGAGGGTCGCTGACGAGATGGTGAAGGAAGTGAGCAGGGAAATGGGAGGTCGAGGATTCGTCGAACTGAGAGGGACACTGCAGAAGGGATCGCTGAGCAACGTGCTGGAGAGTGTGTTTGGGAGTGAGAGTGTGGAGTTATTGGGAAGGGAGGAGTTGGGAGTTTTGGTGAGGGAAGGGTATGAGCTGATGGCTAAATTCAACTGGGAAGACCATTTCCCCCTGAGGCTGTTGGACTTCAATGGAGTGAAGAGACGGTGTCATGAGTTGGCTCTTAAGGTTAGACATGTCTTGGGGAAGGTCGTGGAAGACAGGAAGAAGGCAAGAGTTGGGCTAGGGTTTGGTAACGGCAATGATTTCCTCAGTGCTTTGCTCTCTTTGCCAGAGGAAGATCAGCTGAATGATTCGGACACAGTGGCCGTTTTGTGG GAGATGATATTTCGAGGAACGGACACGGTGGCAATACTTCTCGAATGGATAATGGCCCGGATGGTCCTTCATCCGCACGTGCAAGCAAAGGCCCAGCAAGAGATCGACACGCTCGTGGGAAGTGGCCGACACGTGCAAGACTCCGACATCCCTAACCTCCCTTACCTCCAGTCCATCGTCAAGGAAGCCCTGAGGCTGCACCCTCCTGGCCCACTCCTCTCATGGGCTCGTCTCGCCATCCGCGACGTCCACGTGGGCAAGCTCCTCGTCCCTGCTGGCACGACCGCGATGGTCAATATGTGGGCCATAACCCATGACCCGTCCTTGTGGAAAGACCCGTGGGCTTTCAATCCAGATCGGTTCCTCGAAGAGGACGTGTCCGTGATGGGCTCTGACTTGAGGCTCGCTCCTTTTGGGGCGGGCAGGAGGGTGTGCCCGGGAAGAGCGATGGGCCTCGCCACCGTGCACCTGTGGCTTgctcggcttctccaccaGTTCAAGTGGCTTCCAGCCCATCCAGTCGATCTATCAGAATGCCTGAGGCTGTCTCTTGAAATGAAAAAGGCTCTATCTTGTTATGCCGTTCGCCGGTATGACATTCCCCTCCCGACATGA